Proteins encoded together in one Chryseobacterium taklimakanense window:
- a CDS encoding sensor histidine kinase, with protein MKFNRLSFFAALFMTLAITVIVIAFDYSKTFDVDKVNADLLFIISILLIFLINYFGVGFLFRTYGRRQIKKIAVDLPKDFFEDSENVGFKELSEKLTQNVSEIDMIKEMEAYRKEYIGNVSHELKTPLFSIQGYIETLRDGGVENLNIRDKYLERIGISVERLINIVNDLDMINRFESGEIKLNISKFDINLLVKETFDMLDLEAQSRNAILSLNTSAPQVFVNADKQKISQVLINLISNAIHYANRQQAQIIVKTTVLKNKVLIEVSDNGMGIKPEALPRIFERFFRVESSRSRREGGSGLGLAIVKHILEAHNENISVESVYLEGTNFSFMLEKG; from the coding sequence ATGAAGTTTAACCGGCTTTCGTTTTTCGCAGCCTTATTTATGACCTTAGCGATTACGGTGATCGTAATTGCGTTCGATTATTCAAAGACTTTTGACGTAGATAAGGTCAATGCAGACCTGCTCTTCATTATCAGCATTCTTTTGATCTTCCTTATTAATTATTTCGGGGTTGGGTTCCTGTTCAGGACGTACGGCCGGCGCCAGATCAAAAAGATAGCGGTGGACCTGCCAAAGGATTTTTTTGAAGATTCCGAGAATGTGGGTTTTAAAGAACTTTCCGAAAAACTTACCCAGAATGTTTCCGAGATCGATATGATCAAGGAGATGGAGGCCTACCGGAAAGAATATATTGGCAACGTATCCCACGAGCTGAAAACACCGCTTTTTTCAATTCAGGGTTATATCGAAACCCTGCGCGATGGCGGCGTTGAAAACCTCAACATCCGCGACAAATACCTTGAAAGAATCGGGATTTCCGTAGAGCGACTGATCAATATCGTGAATGATCTGGATATGATTAACCGTTTTGAGAGCGGTGAGATCAAACTCAATATTTCAAAATTCGACATCAACCTTCTGGTGAAAGAAACCTTCGATATGCTTGACCTCGAAGCGCAGAGCCGTAACGCCATTTTAAGTTTGAATACGTCTGCACCGCAAGTTTTCGTAAATGCCGATAAGCAGAAAATTTCCCAGGTCCTTATTAATTTAATCTCCAACGCAATACATTATGCTAATCGCCAGCAGGCGCAGATTATCGTGAAAACCACTGTTCTTAAAAATAAAGTCCTTATCGAAGTTTCAGACAACGGGATGGGTATAAAACCGGAAGCATTGCCACGGATCTTCGAAAGGTTCTTCCGTGTAGAAAGCAGCCGGAGCCGGAGAGAAGGCGGTTCAGGTCTGGGCCTCGCGATTGTAAAGCACATTCTGGAAGCTCACAACGAAAATATCTCCGTAGAAAGCGTGTATCTGGAGGGTACCAACTTCAGTTTCATGCTCGAAAAAGGGTAG
- a CDS encoding response regulator transcription factor has protein sequence MNPKKILLIDDEQDILEILSYNLEKEGYQVFTADNGNDGIEKAKEILPDLILLDVMMPEKDGIETCQDLRKVKELQKTLIVFLSARGEEFSQLAGYQAGANDYVVKVIKPKILISKINALLQLTNQVEDSVKILEIGDLVIDKDNFRVTKNGQVFLLPKKEFDLLYLLASNTQKVFKREEILEKVWGNDVIVGERTIDVHIRRLREKLGDSSIQTLKGIGYKLVV, from the coding sequence ATGAACCCCAAAAAGATTCTTTTAATTGATGACGAACAGGACATTCTCGAGATTTTATCCTATAATCTGGAGAAAGAAGGTTACCAGGTTTTTACAGCAGACAACGGTAACGATGGTATAGAAAAAGCCAAGGAGATCCTCCCCGATCTTATATTGTTGGATGTCATGATGCCGGAAAAGGACGGTATTGAGACTTGCCAGGATTTACGTAAGGTTAAGGAACTGCAAAAAACACTTATCGTTTTCCTTTCTGCGCGCGGCGAAGAGTTCTCTCAGTTAGCCGGTTATCAGGCCGGTGCCAACGATTACGTGGTGAAGGTCATCAAACCAAAAATTCTTATTTCTAAAATTAATGCCCTTCTTCAGTTAACAAACCAGGTGGAAGACAGTGTCAAAATTCTTGAAATTGGTGATCTGGTTATAGACAAAGATAATTTCAGAGTAACCAAAAACGGACAGGTTTTTCTGCTTCCTAAAAAAGAATTTGACCTGTTATATCTTTTAGCGTCGAACACACAGAAAGTTTTCAAACGCGAAGAAATTCTGGAAAAAGTTTGGGGAAATGATGTGATCGTGGGAGAGAGAACCATCGATGTGCATATCCGCAGGCTCAGGGAAAAATTAGGCGATTCCTCAATCCAGACCCTTAAGGGCATCGGTTACAAATTAGTTGTGTAA
- a CDS encoding TonB-dependent receptor domain-containing protein, which produces MNLRKVSIAALFLTASFTTVYAQQDTVKTEKKLEGVTIKGTTKKGAESNLINMQKKSVEVVETVGTEQLSKQGIGDVATAVTKATGTVKQEGSGTISVRGLLDRYNTTTLNNLPIPSENPENKNIDLSILKTDMIEYIAIEKVFAPRLLGDFGGANINVLSKEYRGKPYAKIGIESSVNTQAFDADPFYLQSGPNFWGFKTSKTPGNSRNVYPVNTSWNFKDTFAGSNFTPINSGFSLEGGKNFKLGETTLSAFFYGGWNNDYFYAHGKEANYNSTGNRLNDYNVDKYNYGTNTTGVVNLFYRLNANNRLKLISNYIHSTTQETRIFQGYNYDWATLDNAYIRRAEYKVTDLFVNQLGGEHKLSDKLDLDWIVGYNMLDSKRPDRISNTLIRQPNGIYRVRRDGGSSNRYFDNLNDDELSGNISANYKITDNFKLNLGYQGRFKDRKFDARQFDFRYSPAYSGLGEVVDPNNIDQVFNQQRFDAGYFTIESNKQNPDNYFEIAPIIFNGKQYVNSGFANLDYVWDKLTAQIGVRFDNINQDMNWDTNYTLPDGSKSRKFDYQKFLPALNLKYSLTDNQNLRLSASRTYTLPQMKELAPYMYNEVSETTVGNPDVKPSDNNNLDLKWEYFPGKGELFSLTGYGKYIQNPISKALVGEGLYSYLNVGDWAYVWGLEAEVRKDLYKTDNGKFYTFLNASYLNSQSELDTEKIKKESTFYVAFDQGVTKDKLEGAADFIGNANLGYSYTSPNKTIMDFVASYSYIGQYVYALSTMEIGNVVQKPINLFDATFKVAFPNKIELSLKGKNLINPSVKRIQETGQESVTYDYKRGREFGVSLGYTF; this is translated from the coding sequence ATGAATCTAAGAAAAGTAAGTATTGCCGCGTTATTTTTAACCGCATCATTTACAACAGTTTACGCACAACAGGACACTGTGAAAACCGAGAAAAAACTGGAAGGCGTAACCATTAAAGGAACTACCAAAAAAGGCGCTGAGAGTAACCTGATAAACATGCAGAAGAAATCAGTCGAAGTAGTAGAAACCGTAGGTACAGAACAATTATCCAAGCAAGGTATCGGTGATGTAGCTACAGCGGTAACTAAAGCGACCGGTACTGTAAAACAGGAAGGTTCCGGAACTATTTCAGTAAGAGGCCTTTTAGACAGGTACAACACAACTACACTGAACAACCTGCCGATTCCATCAGAGAATCCAGAGAACAAAAACATCGATCTTTCCATCCTTAAAACGGATATGATCGAATATATAGCAATCGAGAAGGTGTTTGCACCTAGGCTTTTAGGAGATTTCGGCGGTGCAAACATCAACGTGCTATCTAAAGAATACAGAGGGAAACCTTATGCAAAAATCGGCATCGAAAGTTCTGTCAATACGCAGGCGTTTGATGCTGATCCTTTTTATTTACAGTCTGGACCAAATTTCTGGGGATTTAAAACTTCTAAAACTCCTGGCAACTCAAGAAATGTATATCCTGTAAATACTTCCTGGAACTTTAAGGATACTTTTGCTGGTTCAAACTTTACGCCAATAAATTCAGGCTTCAGCCTGGAAGGAGGAAAGAACTTCAAACTGGGTGAAACTACATTAAGCGCATTTTTCTACGGTGGCTGGAATAACGATTATTTCTACGCTCACGGTAAAGAAGCTAACTACAACAGCACAGGTAACCGACTTAATGATTATAATGTAGATAAATACAACTACGGAACCAATACTACCGGTGTTGTGAACTTATTTTACAGGCTAAATGCCAACAACAGACTTAAGTTGATCTCCAACTATATCCACTCGACTACTCAGGAAACAAGAATTTTCCAGGGCTATAACTACGACTGGGCTACTTTGGACAACGCTTATATCCGTAGAGCAGAATATAAAGTAACAGACTTATTCGTAAACCAATTGGGTGGTGAGCACAAGCTGAGCGACAAGCTAGACCTTGACTGGATCGTAGGATACAACATGCTTGACAGCAAAAGGCCAGACCGTATTTCCAACACTCTAATCCGTCAGCCAAACGGAATCTACAGAGTGAGACGTGATGGTGGATCTTCAAACAGATATTTTGATAATCTGAATGATGATGAGCTTTCAGGAAACATCTCTGCAAACTATAAAATCACTGATAATTTTAAATTAAACCTTGGTTATCAGGGAAGATTTAAAGATAGAAAATTTGACGCGAGACAGTTTGACTTCCGTTACAGCCCGGCTTATTCAGGCCTTGGCGAAGTAGTAGATCCGAACAATATTGATCAGGTTTTCAACCAGCAGAGATTTGATGCAGGTTATTTCACAATCGAATCCAACAAGCAAAATCCTGACAACTATTTCGAAATTGCACCGATTATCTTCAACGGAAAACAATATGTAAATTCCGGTTTTGCAAACCTTGATTATGTTTGGGATAAATTGACAGCGCAAATTGGTGTACGTTTCGACAACATCAATCAGGATATGAACTGGGATACAAACTACACTTTACCTGACGGTTCTAAGTCCAGAAAATTTGATTATCAAAAATTCCTTCCGGCATTAAACCTGAAATATAGCCTTACAGATAACCAAAACTTAAGACTTTCGGCTTCCAGAACGTACACTCTTCCGCAAATGAAGGAGCTGGCGCCTTATATGTACAACGAGGTAAGCGAAACTACTGTTGGTAACCCGGATGTAAAACCTTCTGACAACAATAACCTGGACCTGAAATGGGAATATTTCCCTGGCAAAGGCGAACTTTTCTCCTTAACTGGTTACGGAAAATATATTCAGAATCCAATTTCTAAAGCTTTAGTAGGTGAAGGGCTTTATTCATACTTAAACGTTGGTGACTGGGCTTATGTTTGGGGACTTGAAGCTGAAGTAAGAAAAGACCTTTATAAGACTGACAATGGCAAGTTTTACACCTTCTTGAATGCTTCTTACTTAAATTCACAAAGTGAGCTCGATACAGAGAAAATCAAAAAAGAATCAACTTTCTATGTAGCATTTGATCAAGGCGTTACAAAAGATAAACTGGAAGGAGCAGCAGATTTTATAGGAAATGCAAACCTTGGATACAGCTATACCTCGCCGAACAAAACTATTATGGATTTTGTAGCATCGTATTCATATATAGGCCAATATGTTTATGCCTTGAGTACTATGGAAATTGGAAATGTCGTTCAGAAGCCGATCAACCTCTTCGATGCAACTTTCAAGGTAGCTTTTCCAAACAAGATAGAACTTAGCCTCAAAGGTAAAAACCTGATTAACCCAAGCGTCAAAAGAATTCAGGAAACCGGCCAGGAATCTGTGACTTATGATTACAAAAGAGGCCGCGAATTTGGGGTAAGCTTAGGTTACACATTTTAA
- a CDS encoding barstar family protein — protein sequence MKEIYIDFTEIGDYEDFYAQLKSKVDLPEYFGDNLDALYDSITGHVELPLHLEFVNMSVDQLETFEDLLTTLEDADDELDEFTFAYYLEQYEDEE from the coding sequence ATGAAAGAAATATACATCGATTTTACTGAAATAGGGGACTACGAAGATTTCTATGCTCAACTTAAATCAAAGGTCGATTTGCCGGAGTATTTTGGCGATAACCTGGATGCGCTTTACGACAGCATTACCGGCCATGTGGAATTGCCGCTGCACCTCGAATTTGTAAATATGAGCGTAGATCAGCTGGAAACTTTTGAAGATCTCCTTACAACGCTGGAGGATGCCGATGATGAGCTGGATGAGTTTACATTTGCCTATTACCTCGAACAGTACGAGGATGAGGAATAA
- a CDS encoding ribonuclease domain-containing protein, whose protein sequence is MNPNKTKIFLFFIAGAIAGMLITYFLVNYKIEKKQPETAYVSPAESQKNDTSTDFQGSKTANSGVNSSEIDRLTNEEVVIDYVKKNGRLPDYYITKTEARNQGWVPSKGNLCDVLPGRAIGGDKFSNREKTLPKGEQYYEADVNYNCGKRNADRIVFTKKGDVWLTHDHYKSFDKQ, encoded by the coding sequence ATGAATCCAAACAAAACCAAGATTTTTCTCTTTTTTATCGCCGGTGCAATCGCAGGAATGCTCATCACGTATTTTCTGGTCAATTATAAAATTGAAAAGAAGCAGCCGGAAACAGCTTATGTTTCGCCGGCCGAATCTCAAAAAAATGACACTTCAACAGATTTTCAAGGCAGTAAAACGGCAAATTCCGGTGTAAATTCGTCTGAAATAGATCGGTTGACAAATGAGGAAGTAGTGATTGATTATGTAAAGAAAAACGGCAGACTTCCGGATTATTATATCACCAAAACGGAGGCGCGAAACCAGGGTTGGGTTCCTTCAAAGGGAAATCTTTGTGATGTTCTGCCTGGAAGAGCAATAGGTGGTGATAAATTCAGCAACCGCGAAAAAACATTGCCGAAGGGGGAACAGTATTACGAAGCCGACGTTAATTACAACTGTGGCAAGAGGAATGCTGACCGGATTGTCTTTACCAAAAAAGGCGATGTGTGGCTGACTCACGATCACTATAAATCATTTGATAAACAGTAA
- the nadE gene encoding NAD(+) synthase, with protein sequence MQTEKVIHHIVNWLKDYAHKAGVKGYVIGVSGGVDSGVVSTLCAMTGLDLLMLEMPIRQKEEQVNRAWEHMNDITKRFPNAKAMSVNLTPAFEELYKTFDVKDDRFPAEKLAFANTRSRLRMLTLYYYGQINSLLVCGTGNKVEDFGIGFYTKYGDGGVDVSPIADLYKTEVYELARALDLVESIKNAIPTDGLWDVERTDEQQIGATYPELEKIQKEWGTKTEADYSGRDLEVFKIFQRMNRAAQHKINPIPICDIPEEWR encoded by the coding sequence ATGCAAACTGAAAAAGTAATCCATCATATCGTAAACTGGCTGAAAGACTATGCTCATAAAGCCGGCGTAAAAGGTTATGTCATCGGAGTTTCCGGTGGCGTAGACAGTGGCGTTGTTTCTACGCTTTGTGCCATGACCGGCCTGGACCTGCTGATGCTCGAGATGCCGATTCGCCAAAAAGAGGAACAGGTAAACCGCGCGTGGGAACACATGAACGACATCACGAAAAGGTTTCCAAACGCAAAAGCGATGAGCGTGAATTTAACTCCCGCTTTTGAAGAACTCTACAAAACTTTCGATGTAAAAGACGATCGGTTTCCAGCGGAAAAACTCGCATTCGCCAATACAAGAAGTCGTTTGCGTATGTTGACGCTTTATTATTACGGCCAGATCAATAGCCTCCTTGTTTGTGGTACAGGAAATAAAGTTGAGGATTTTGGAATTGGTTTTTACACCAAATACGGCGACGGTGGAGTAGATGTTTCACCCATTGCTGACCTTTACAAAACCGAGGTTTATGAACTGGCGAGAGCCCTGGATTTGGTGGAATCCATTAAAAATGCCATTCCGACCGATGGCCTATGGGACGTGGAAAGGACTGATGAGCAGCAAATTGGCGCGACTTATCCCGAGCTCGAAAAAATCCAGAAAGAATGGGGTACAAAGACTGAAGCCGATTACAGCGGGCGCGATCTGGAGGTATTTAAAATTTTCCAGAGAATGAACCGGGCGGCGCAGCATAAAATAAATCCGATTCCAATTTGTGATATCCCGGAGGAGTGGCGATGA